Genomic window (Primulina eburnea isolate SZY01 chromosome 8, ASM2296580v1, whole genome shotgun sequence):
AGCCTTCACTGCTTCTGCTGTCAAGACAGAACAGTCGCTGGATACTCAAGGGGAAAAATTGTTTCGTATCATGACCTATGTGAGGATGGTTGAGTGATTGCTGCTTCTTTTAATAAACATTAGAGACTGTGTTAGCTGGTAAGTAGTGATTTGTAGTTTATTAGATATATATATCTGACGATGGAAAGGCAAGGAAGTATGTTGATGCAACGGTACGAGGTTGGGAAATTACTGGGGCAAGGGACCTTTGCCAAGGTTTATCATGCAAGAAACCTCAAAACCAATATGAGTGTGGCAGTGAAGATAGTTGACAAAGAGAAGATATTCAAGGCTGGGATGATCGATCAAATCAAGCGTGAAATCTCTGTGATGAGACTTGTTACGCACCCCAACATCGTGCAGCTTTACGAGGTAATGGCCAGTAAAACCAAGATATTTTTCGTGATGGAATATGTTAAAGGAGGTGAACTTTTCAACAAGGTTGCCAAAGGGAAACTGAAAGAAGACGctgcaaaaaaatattttcaacagCTGATTAGTGCTGTAGATTTTTGCCATAGCAGAGGCGTTTATCACCGTGATCTCAAACCTGAGAACCTTCTTTTGGATGAAAACGGGAACTTGAAGGTTTCTGACTTTGGACTGAGTGCCCTTGCAGAATCCAAGCGACAGGATGGATTACTTCACACAACGTGTGGGACGCCTGCCTATGTTGCTCCAGAAGTTATTAACAGGAGAGGGTATGATGGATCCAAAGCAGATATCTGGTCGTGTGGGGTGATCTTATATGTTCTGTTGGCTGGATATCTCCCTTTCCATGATTCAAATCTAATGGAGATGTACAGGAAAATAGGAAAGTCAGAGTTCAAGTTTCCAAACTGGATCTCTCCTGATGCTCGCAAGCTGATCTCCAAAATGCTGGATCCCGATCCAAACACCAGGATATCTATATCCAAGATAATGGAAAATTCTTGGTTTCGTAAAGGTTTCCAATCCAAGATCCCAAGGACTGATGCATACTCCAAGAACAGCAATGTAGAAACTGAAACGGAAACAGCCATTGATGCAGATGCAACATTGAAGACAGATCTTGATAGGCTCACTTCCTTGAATGCCTTTGATATAATCTCCCTTTCAGCAGGTTTTGATTTGTCGGGCTTATTTGAGGAAAATGATAGAAAGAGAGAATTAAGGTTTACGTCCAATCAACCTGCTAAGAACATCATATCAAAGATGGAGGATTTGGCCAGGCGGCTGAAGCTGAAGATTATGAAGAAGGATGGAGGATTGCTAAAATTTGAAGGATCCAAAGCCGGAAGAAAAGGGGTGCTCTCTATTGAAGCAGAAATTTTCGAGATTGCACCAGATTTTCATTTAGTTGAGATGAAGAAGACCAACGGAGACACCTTGGAGTTTCAGAAGATGATGAAGCAGGACGTTAGGCCATCCCTGAAAGACATTGTTTGGACATGGCAGGGCGACCAGCCTCTTGCAGATCTGCAACTAGAGCTATCGGAGTCAGAGCCATCCCAAGTACCACCACAGTTGCAGGATCACTCGCCTTAATAATTTTGGTGGCATGGACATGTATATTGGCTTGTTATTATTAGTAAAACATAGTTTGCTTTTGTGGAAAATGTAGTTGTTTCGTTGTTATCAGATAAGTATCTCGTTGTTTCGATTTGCATCAATAACTAAATCCTCTGGTTAGGGGGATGCACGATCAGCCCAACTTAGTTGTTGGTTAATATAATAGAGGCCGGCCCTCATCTATGATTATTACCGTTGCCTTCGCTAGCCTTCACTCCCAGCCCACCTATTCTCCATGCCGCCACTCCTCCACTATGTTCCTGATCTCGACCAGTCGAGATCCCATTCTCTGACGCTTAGGATTGGTTGCAGCCTAGGATTCGAACAACCAACGACAAAAGCCATAGATGCTGCGGCCACGAGCACAACGTGGGTTGAGGTTGGTGACTTAGCTCTCCAAAAATGTACAGGTCGGGGAAATTTGTCCAACTCAACTCACTATTTATGTGGTAGGTGTAACCGGTTTTCACAGCTCTAAGTGTTAGATCAGGCGGGATGGTGTGAAAATTGTTCATTCAAACCACTTATTTATATAGACGTGTCAACTTGTTGTGtcagctgattttgactgctcTATACATTTGCTACGTCCATAGTTGATAAATCAACCGATTTTCTTCAAAAAACATTTATTGGTGGATAGGTGTTAATGTTTCAAAGCATATAAATCTTTTATCACAAGTTAAATTCAAGTGAACATTAGGTGGAAAGATTTGAATTTAAGAAAACATTTGAGATGAGGATTTTAAATGACtcaaatgaaaataattatttggaactTGAAATCCATCGACAAGTAGATATTTTTCAAACAAAGCAATGGAGTTATTAATATGGATTTGAAATCCATAACTTCAAATATATTCATTGAATATCTTAAAACTCGGAACCATATTGTTTCCAATAAAACTTGCATTTTATATGCCAGTCTTTTTATCAAGTGTGATATGAATTAAGACTCAAATAAAACGTAAAAAATACATGATTTTTGTGACGAGTTTAAATAAACTATTTATATAAAGTTGTCGGAAGCTCATTTGGTGTCTGATTAAGATAGACCGACGATTTTAAAAAATGCATGGAATAGCAACTTTAGTTGTGGTCCGATGCAAGAAAGAAGACTCATCCACGACATTATTTCGTGAAAACACATGCAATTCATGAGAgactttttattattattattgttgttgttacGAATTGTTAAAAAGCAACGTATGACCACcggaaagaaaaaataaattttgttgcGTATAAATTTCACCCAAATTTAAAGTATAATATTCCATGCATGTGTGAGTAAGATAAGTTGCTCACGTTCAACCAGACAAGATTTTACcatacaaatattttaaatttgctATTAATCCAAAATGTATTTTgcattaaatatataataatattacttGCCTTTCGTTTTCCCAACGGAAGGTAGAGGAATTAGACCAATTCTCGCGatttagtgataattaattaatcataaGGCAAagacttgtgtgagacggtctcacagatcatattttgtgagacaaatatcttatttgggtcatctatgaaaaaatattatttttaatgctaagagtattactttttattgtggatatcggtaggattgactcgtctcacagataaaaattcgtaagaccgtctcacaagaaacataTTCTTGGAATAATAGTTTGGATAATCATATGTGATTTGCAAAAGACATTGCCGACACATTAAT
Coding sequences:
- the LOC140839941 gene encoding CBL-interacting protein kinase 2-like gives rise to the protein MERQGSMLMQRYEVGKLLGQGTFAKVYHARNLKTNMSVAVKIVDKEKIFKAGMIDQIKREISVMRLVTHPNIVQLYEVMASKTKIFFVMEYVKGGELFNKVAKGKLKEDAAKKYFQQLISAVDFCHSRGVYHRDLKPENLLLDENGNLKVSDFGLSALAESKRQDGLLHTTCGTPAYVAPEVINRRGYDGSKADIWSCGVILYVLLAGYLPFHDSNLMEMYRKIGKSEFKFPNWISPDARKLISKMLDPDPNTRISISKIMENSWFRKGFQSKIPRTDAYSKNSNVETETETAIDADATLKTDLDRLTSLNAFDIISLSAGFDLSGLFEENDRKRELRFTSNQPAKNIISKMEDLARRLKLKIMKKDGGLLKFEGSKAGRKGVLSIEAEIFEIAPDFHLVEMKKTNGDTLEFQKMMKQDVRPSLKDIVWTWQGDQPLADLQLELSESEPSQVPPQLQDHSP